In Bradyrhizobium sp. 1(2017), one DNA window encodes the following:
- a CDS encoding response regulator transcription factor: MVTERAGPSPAQEDGDQPIVFIVDDDASMRRALTNLFESVGLKVEAFGSAPQLLQAKPPEVPSCLVLDIRLPGASGLDLQTDLAKANIHTPIIFITGHGDIPMTVRAMKSGAIDFLTKPVRDQDILDAVRAAIERDRKRRDLNRTVSTVRSRFESLSSRERDVLSLVTAGLMNKQVAVQLGLAEITVKIYRGQIMRKMGAKSLADLVRMSEALGIRPGKPDVQT, from the coding sequence ATCAGCCCATCGTCTTCATCGTCGACGACGACGCATCCATGCGCCGTGCGCTCACCAATCTATTCGAGTCGGTCGGCCTCAAGGTCGAAGCATTCGGCTCGGCGCCGCAACTGCTCCAGGCCAAGCCGCCGGAAGTGCCCAGCTGCCTCGTGCTCGACATCCGCCTGCCCGGAGCGAGTGGCCTCGACCTTCAGACCGATCTTGCCAAGGCCAATATCCACACACCCATCATCTTCATTACCGGTCATGGCGATATTCCCATGACCGTTCGCGCCATGAAGAGCGGCGCGATCGACTTCCTGACCAAGCCGGTTCGCGACCAGGACATCCTGGACGCAGTCCGGGCCGCGATCGAGCGGGACCGCAAGCGCCGCGACCTCAACAGGACGGTCTCGACCGTGCGATCACGCTTCGAGTCACTGTCGTCTCGGGAGAGAGACGTATTGTCACTGGTGACAGCCGGCCTGATGAACAAGCAAGTGGCCGTCCAGCTCGGATTGGCGGAAATTACCGTCAAGATCTATCGCGGCCAGATCATGCGAAAAATGGGTGCGAAGTCGCTGGCCGACCTGGTCAGGATGAGCGAGGCGCTCGGGATTCGGCCCGGCAAACCCGACGTACAAACCTAA
- a CDS encoding response regulator transcription factor — protein MSVASVISVLDDDPYVRAALNNLLESRGYIVHTFASADEFLRSANSSDTSCVIADVQMPSVTGIDLLTQMRAQGSATPFIFITAFPDESVRVRALKAGAICFLGKPFVAAELIQCLERALTAGDETVV, from the coding sequence TTGTCAGTGGCTTCGGTCATTTCGGTGCTCGACGATGACCCTTACGTCCGGGCGGCGCTCAACAATCTCCTGGAATCGCGCGGGTACATCGTCCACACGTTTGCCTCCGCCGACGAGTTTCTACGGTCGGCCAATTCGAGCGACACCTCGTGCGTGATCGCGGACGTGCAGATGCCGTCGGTCACCGGCATCGACCTGCTGACGCAGATGCGCGCGCAGGGTTCGGCTACGCCGTTCATCTTCATCACAGCTTTCCCGGATGAGAGCGTGCGGGTGCGTGCGCTCAAGGCCGGTGCAATCTGTTTCCTCGGCAAGCCGTTCGTCGCCGCCGAACTGATACAGTGCCTGGAGCGAGCGCTAACAGCAGGTGACGAAACCGTGGTGTAA
- a CDS encoding tripartite tricarboxylate transporter substrate binding protein BugD, with protein MKKAFWAALIAVLAVAGVARAQDYPSHPITIIVPFSAGGPSDAMARVLAERMRVTLGQPVVIENVTGAGGSIGVGRAVQSPPDGYTISFGHLGTHVANGAVYKLKYDLVADLEPVVLLPSNPMIVVSKNGVPATSLKELIEWLKSRPSPPTAGTAGAGSGSHIAGVYFESVSGIKLQYVPYRGTAPALNDLIAGQIDLIVDQTSNSINQVRAGTVRAYAITDDKRLPSAPEIPTAEEAGLKGFNMTLWSGMWVPKGTPKEIVTKLNAAAVEALNDPAVKKQLESQGLEMTPKDQLTPEALGTRQKAEIAKWWPIIKAANIKVD; from the coding sequence ATGAAGAAGGCCTTCTGGGCTGCGCTGATTGCTGTTCTCGCTGTTGCAGGCGTCGCGCGCGCCCAAGATTATCCATCGCATCCCATCACCATTATCGTGCCGTTCTCGGCCGGCGGACCGTCGGACGCAATGGCGCGCGTGCTTGCCGAGCGGATGCGGGTGACGCTGGGGCAGCCCGTGGTCATCGAGAACGTCACCGGCGCGGGCGGCTCGATCGGCGTCGGCCGTGCCGTGCAATCGCCGCCGGACGGTTACACGATCTCGTTCGGCCATCTCGGCACCCACGTCGCAAACGGTGCCGTCTACAAGCTCAAGTACGACCTCGTCGCCGACCTCGAGCCGGTGGTGCTGCTGCCGAGCAATCCGATGATCGTGGTCAGCAAGAACGGGGTGCCCGCGACCTCCCTGAAGGAGCTGATCGAGTGGCTCAAGTCGCGGCCCTCGCCGCCGACCGCCGGCACGGCCGGTGCGGGCTCCGGCAGCCACATCGCCGGCGTCTATTTCGAAAGTGTCTCCGGTATCAAGCTGCAATATGTGCCGTATCGCGGCACGGCGCCGGCCCTGAACGATCTGATCGCCGGCCAGATCGACCTCATCGTCGACCAGACCTCTAACTCCATCAACCAGGTCCGCGCCGGCACCGTCCGCGCCTATGCCATCACGGACGACAAGCGGCTGCCCTCGGCGCCGGAGATTCCCACCGCGGAGGAGGCCGGCCTGAAAGGCTTCAACATGACGCTGTGGTCGGGCATGTGGGTGCCGAAGGGCACGCCGAAGGAGATCGTGACCAAGCTCAACGCCGCGGCCGTGGAGGCGCTGAACGATCCTGCGGTGAAGAAGCAGCTCGAAAGTCAGGGTCTGGAGATGACGCCCAAAGATCAGCTCACGCCCGAAGCCCTCGGGACCCGCCAAAAGGCCGAGATCGCAAAATGGTGGCCGATCATCAAGGCGGCGAACATCAAGGTGGATTGA
- a CDS encoding threonine synthase, with the protein MHDNDNLTIERPTFVTHLECAMEGDHYAADQVHNLSKAGKPLLVRYDLAGVKKALTKDALAQRPADMWRYRELLPVRKCKDIVSLGEVTTPLIRLPKLGKKLGGGEIIVKDEGRLPTGSFKARGLVMAVSMGKALGIKHMAMPTNGNAGAALAAYATSCGIKTTIFCPADTPEVNVSEIELQGATVYRVNGYIDDCGKIVGEGKAKVGWFDTSTLKEPYRIEGKKTMGLELAEQLGWDVPDVIFYPTGGGTGLIGMWKAFDELEKIGFIGSKRPRMVAVQASGCAPMVRAYDAGTEHATRWEDAHTIASGIRVPQAIGDFLILRAVRESKGFAIAVDDDKISAALSEVAREEGLLLCPEGAATYAAYKESLADGRVSKSDRVMLFNCATGLKYPLPPVTRTLDRHKPIDYSQF; encoded by the coding sequence ATGCACGACAACGACAACCTCACCATCGAACGCCCGACCTTCGTCACGCATCTCGAATGCGCGATGGAGGGCGATCACTACGCCGCCGACCAGGTCCACAACCTCTCCAAGGCCGGCAAGCCGCTGCTGGTGCGCTACGACCTCGCCGGCGTGAAGAAGGCGCTGACCAAGGACGCTCTCGCCCAGCGTCCCGCCGACATGTGGCGCTACCGCGAGCTGCTGCCGGTGCGCAAATGCAAGGACATCGTCTCGCTTGGAGAGGTGACCACACCGCTGATCCGGCTGCCCAAGCTCGGCAAGAAGCTCGGCGGCGGCGAGATCATCGTGAAGGACGAGGGACGGCTGCCGACCGGTTCGTTCAAGGCGCGGGGCCTCGTGATGGCGGTGTCGATGGGCAAGGCGCTCGGCATCAAGCACATGGCCATGCCGACCAACGGCAACGCGGGGGCTGCGCTCGCGGCCTATGCGACGAGTTGCGGCATCAAGACCACGATCTTCTGCCCGGCCGACACGCCTGAAGTGAATGTCAGCGAGATCGAGCTCCAGGGCGCGACCGTCTACCGCGTCAACGGCTATATCGACGATTGCGGCAAGATCGTTGGCGAGGGCAAGGCCAAGGTCGGCTGGTTCGACACGTCCACGCTGAAGGAGCCGTACCGGATCGAAGGCAAGAAGACGATGGGCCTCGAGCTCGCCGAGCAACTCGGCTGGGACGTGCCCGACGTGATCTTCTATCCGACCGGTGGCGGCACCGGCCTGATCGGCATGTGGAAGGCGTTCGATGAGCTCGAGAAGATCGGCTTCATAGGCTCGAAGCGTCCGCGCATGGTCGCGGTGCAGGCCTCCGGCTGTGCGCCGATGGTGCGCGCCTATGACGCCGGCACCGAGCATGCGACGCGCTGGGAGGACGCCCACACCATCGCTTCCGGCATTCGCGTGCCGCAGGCGATCGGCGATTTCCTGATCCTGCGCGCGGTGCGCGAAAGCAAGGGTTTTGCCATTGCGGTCGACGACGACAAGATCTCGGCCGCGTTGAGCGAGGTTGCGCGCGAGGAGGGGCTCTTGCTCTGCCCCGAGGGCGCCGCGACCTACGCCGCCTACAAGGAGAGCCTCGCCGACGGCCGCGTCAGCAAGTCGGACCGCGTGATGCTGTTCAATTGCGCGACCGGCCTGAAGTACCCGCTGCCGCCGGTCACTCGCACGCTCGATCGCCACAAGCCGATCGACTATTCCCAGTTCTAG
- the lpdA gene encoding dihydrolipoyl dehydrogenase, producing the protein MADTSFDVIIIGSGPGGYVTAIRAAQLGFKTAIVEKSYLGGICLNWGCIPTKALLRSAEIYHYMQHAKDYGLSAEKVSFDPKAVVQRSRGVSKRLNDGVGFLMKKNKVSVIWGAASIDAPGKVTVKKSEVEGPKGALGEGSYQAKHIIVATGARPRVLPGLEPDKKLVWTYFEAMVPERMPKSLLVVGSGAIGIEFASFFHTMGSDVTVVEVLPQILPVEDAEIAGLARKRLEKQGIKIMSSTKVTKLEKKADSVVATIDDGKGKPVTTEFERVISAVGVVGNIENLGLEKAGVKTDRGIIVVDGYGKTNIPGIYAIGDVAGPPMLAHKAEHEGVICVEAIKGLHPHPMDKNMIPGCTYCQPQVASVGLTEAKAKESGREIRVGRFPFVGNGKAIALGEDQGLVKVIFDKKTGQLLGAHMVGAEVTELIQGYVVAMNLETTEEELMHTVFPHPTLSEMMKEAVLDAYGRVLNI; encoded by the coding sequence ATGGCCGATACATCCTTCGACGTCATCATCATCGGGTCCGGCCCCGGCGGCTATGTCACCGCGATCCGCGCCGCACAGCTCGGCTTCAAGACCGCGATCGTCGAGAAATCGTATCTCGGCGGCATCTGCCTGAACTGGGGCTGCATCCCGACCAAGGCGCTCTTACGCTCGGCCGAGATCTATCACTACATGCAGCACGCCAAGGACTACGGCCTGTCGGCAGAGAAGGTCTCGTTCGATCCGAAGGCGGTGGTGCAGCGCTCGCGCGGCGTCTCCAAGCGCCTCAACGACGGCGTCGGCTTCCTGATGAAGAAGAACAAGGTCAGCGTCATCTGGGGTGCCGCCTCGATCGACGCGCCCGGCAAGGTCACCGTGAAGAAGTCCGAGGTCGAGGGTCCGAAGGGCGCGCTGGGCGAGGGGAGCTACCAGGCCAAGCACATCATCGTCGCAACCGGCGCGCGGCCGCGCGTGCTGCCGGGGCTCGAGCCCGACAAGAAGCTGGTCTGGACTTATTTCGAGGCGATGGTGCCGGAGCGGATGCCGAAGTCCCTGCTCGTGGTCGGCTCCGGCGCGATCGGTATCGAGTTCGCTTCGTTCTTCCACACCATGGGCTCCGACGTCACCGTGGTCGAGGTGCTGCCGCAGATCCTCCCCGTCGAGGACGCCGAGATCGCGGGCCTCGCCCGCAAGCGGCTGGAGAAGCAGGGCATCAAGATCATGTCCTCGACCAAGGTCACCAAGCTCGAGAAGAAGGCCGACAGCGTCGTCGCGACCATCGACGACGGCAAGGGCAAGCCTGTCACGACCGAGTTCGAGCGCGTGATCTCGGCGGTCGGCGTGGTCGGCAACATCGAGAATCTCGGCCTGGAAAAGGCCGGCGTGAAGACCGACCGCGGCATCATCGTGGTCGACGGCTACGGCAAGACCAATATTCCCGGCATCTACGCCATCGGCGACGTCGCCGGTCCCCCGATGCTCGCGCACAAGGCCGAGCATGAGGGTGTGATCTGCGTCGAGGCGATCAAGGGCCTCCATCCGCATCCCATGGACAAGAACATGATCCCGGGCTGCACCTATTGCCAGCCGCAGGTGGCCTCGGTCGGTTTGACGGAAGCCAAGGCCAAGGAGAGCGGCCGCGAGATCCGCGTCGGCCGCTTCCCCTTCGTCGGCAACGGCAAGGCCATCGCGCTCGGCGAGGACCAGGGCCTCGTCAAGGTGATCTTCGACAAGAAGACCGGCCAGCTCCTCGGGGCTCACATGGTCGGCGCCGAGGTCACCGAGCTGATCCAGGGCTACGTCGTCGCCATGAACCTGGAGACCACGGAAGAAGAGCTGATGCACACGGTTTTCCCGCATCCGACGTTGTCGGAGATGATGAAGGAAGCCGTGCTGGATGCGTATGGACGGGTGCTGAATATTTGA
- a CDS encoding pyruvate dehydrogenase complex dihydrolipoamide acetyltransferase: MPINILMPALSPTMEKGNLAKWLKKEGDKVKSGDVIAEIETDKATMEVEAIDEGTIAKILVPEGTQDVPVNDVIAVLAGEGEDVKAAGAAKPTASAAPPKAEKPAEAPAAAPAPAPAAPKAAPPPAAPTAPQAAAPAAQGNGHGGRVFSSPLARRIAKEAGIDVAMVTGTGPHGRVVARDVEQAKSGKGLKAPAAAPSGAPAIAPTMSDKQILSLFEPGSYDIVPHDGMRRTIAQRLTASIQNVPHFYLTIDCDIGKLLAAREEINAAAPKDKEKKPLYKISVNDFVIKAMAVALQKIPNCNVSWTESGMVKHHHSDVGVAVAMPGGLITPIIRKAETKTLSTISNEMKDFAARARSRKLKPEEYQGGTTAVSNLGMYGISHFTAVINPPHATILAVGTSEERPVVRGGKIEIANMMSVTLSCDHRAIDGALGAELIGAFKQLIENPVMMMV, translated from the coding sequence ATGCCCATCAACATCCTGATGCCCGCTCTCTCGCCGACGATGGAGAAGGGCAACCTCGCCAAGTGGCTGAAGAAGGAAGGCGACAAGGTCAAATCCGGCGACGTCATCGCCGAGATCGAGACCGACAAGGCGACCATGGAGGTCGAGGCGATCGACGAAGGCACGATCGCCAAGATCCTTGTGCCGGAAGGCACGCAGGACGTCCCGGTCAACGACGTGATCGCCGTGCTCGCCGGCGAGGGCGAGGACGTGAAGGCGGCCGGGGCTGCGAAGCCCACCGCCTCGGCTGCTCCGCCGAAAGCCGAGAAACCCGCTGAGGCTCCCGCCGCTGCGCCGGCGCCCGCTCCAGCCGCGCCCAAGGCAGCACCGCCGCCGGCCGCGCCGACCGCGCCGCAGGCGGCTGCACCGGCCGCGCAGGGCAACGGCCATGGCGGCCGCGTGTTCTCCTCGCCGCTTGCGCGCCGTATCGCCAAGGAAGCCGGCATCGATGTTGCGATGGTCACCGGTACCGGACCGCATGGCCGCGTGGTCGCACGCGACGTCGAGCAGGCCAAGTCCGGCAAGGGTCTCAAGGCACCTGCGGCAGCGCCGTCCGGCGCGCCTGCAATCGCGCCGACCATGTCGGACAAGCAGATCCTGTCGCTGTTCGAGCCCGGCTCCTACGACATCGTCCCGCATGACGGCATGCGTCGCACCATTGCGCAGCGCCTGACCGCGTCGATCCAGAACGTCCCGCACTTCTACCTCACCATCGACTGCGACATCGGCAAGCTGCTCGCCGCGCGCGAGGAGATCAACGCCGCCGCGCCGAAGGACAAGGAGAAGAAGCCGCTCTACAAGATCTCGGTCAACGACTTCGTCATCAAGGCGATGGCGGTGGCGCTCCAGAAGATCCCGAACTGCAACGTCAGCTGGACCGAAAGCGGCATGGTCAAGCATCATCATTCCGACGTCGGCGTCGCCGTTGCCATGCCCGGTGGCCTGATCACGCCGATCATCCGCAAGGCCGAGACCAAGACGCTCTCCACCATCTCCAACGAGATGAAGGATTTCGCCGCGCGCGCCCGTTCCCGCAAGCTGAAGCCCGAGGAATATCAGGGCGGCACCACGGCCGTCTCCAACCTCGGCATGTACGGCATCAGCCACTTCACCGCCGTGATCAACCCGCCGCATGCGACCATCCTCGCGGTCGGCACCAGCGAGGAGCGTCCCGTCGTGCGCGGCGGCAAGATCGAGATCGCGAACATGATGAGCGTGACCTTGTCCTGCGATCACCGGGCGATCGACGGCGCGCTCGGGGCCGAACTGATCGGCGCGTTCAAGCAGCTGATCGAAAACCCCGTGATGATGATGGTCTGA
- a CDS encoding nucleoside deaminase, translating to MAIESRHFDFMLEAIREAEASIAQGGLPIGAVLTRDDKIIARGHNNRVQENNVILHGEMSCLREAGAITFHDTVMYTTLSPCSMCAGALALFKVKLVVIGESVTFEGSKDILDKFGIPWIDLADDRSIAMMKNWRSNPANERLWQGDIGN from the coding sequence GTGGCGATCGAATCCCGTCATTTCGATTTCATGCTGGAGGCGATCCGCGAGGCGGAAGCCTCGATCGCGCAAGGCGGCCTGCCGATCGGCGCGGTGCTCACGCGCGACGACAAGATCATCGCCCGCGGCCACAACAACCGCGTGCAGGAGAACAACGTGATCCTGCACGGCGAGATGAGCTGCCTGCGCGAGGCCGGCGCCATCACGTTCCACGACACCGTCATGTATACCACGCTGTCGCCATGCTCGATGTGCGCCGGCGCGCTCGCTTTGTTCAAGGTCAAGCTGGTGGTGATCGGCGAGTCCGTCACCTTCGAGGGCTCCAAGGACATTCTCGACAAGTTCGGTATCCCCTGGATCGACCTTGCCGACGACCGCTCCATCGCCATGATGAAGAATTGGCGTTCTAATCCTGCCAATGAGCGCCTGTGGCAGGGCGACATCGGCAACTAA
- a CDS encoding DUF5076 domain-containing protein gives MAGPKEQPLPPDVMTREDAVEILRVFVLDGGLSMAFQRAFEEPDMWGLLLVDLARHAARAYARESEYTEEDALNRILEMFQAEIERPTDTGTTTPRGKGH, from the coding sequence ATGGCGGGTCCGAAGGAGCAGCCACTGCCGCCCGACGTTATGACCCGCGAGGACGCGGTCGAGATCCTGCGCGTGTTCGTGCTGGATGGCGGGCTGTCGATGGCGTTCCAGCGTGCCTTCGAAGAGCCCGACATGTGGGGCCTGCTGCTCGTCGATCTCGCCCGCCATGCCGCGCGCGCCTATGCGCGCGAGAGCGAATATACCGAAGAGGACGCGCTGAACCGGATCCTGGAGATGTTCCAGGCCGAGATCGAGCGTCCGACCGACACCGGAACCACGACGCCACGCGGCAAGGGACACTGA
- a CDS encoding pyruvate dehydrogenase complex E1 component subunit beta, whose product MPIQVLMPALSPTMEKGNLAKWLKKEGEQIKSGDVIAEIETDKATMEVEATDEGTLGKILIPEGTADVAVNTPIATILADGESAADLAKATAPAKQEKAAESAPPAAAKAEAPAPKAAPAPQAVAEPDPEVPAGTEMVTQTIREALRDAMAEEMRRDADVFVMGEEVAEYQGAYKVTQGLLQEFGAKRVIDTPITEHGFAGVGVGAAMTGLKPIVEFMTFNFAMQAIDQIINSAAKTLYMSGGQMGCSIVFRGPNGAAARVAAQHSQDYSAWYSHIPGLKVVAPYSAADAKGLLKAAIRDPNPVIFLENEVLYGHTGEVPKLDDFIIPIGKARIVRAGGHVTIISWSNGMTYALKAADELAKDGIEAEVIDLRTLRPLDTETIINSVKKTGRAVTVEEGWAQSGVGAEIAARIMENAFDYLDAPVARVSGKDVPMPYAANLEKLALPSAAEVVEAAKAVCYR is encoded by the coding sequence ATGCCAATTCAAGTGCTGATGCCCGCGTTGTCGCCCACGATGGAGAAGGGCAACCTCGCCAAATGGCTGAAGAAAGAGGGCGAGCAGATCAAGTCGGGCGACGTGATCGCCGAGATCGAGACCGACAAGGCGACGATGGAGGTCGAGGCGACCGATGAGGGGACGCTCGGCAAGATCCTGATCCCCGAGGGCACCGCCGACGTGGCGGTGAACACGCCGATCGCGACCATCCTCGCCGATGGTGAGAGCGCTGCCGATCTCGCCAAGGCCACCGCGCCGGCCAAGCAGGAGAAGGCCGCCGAGTCGGCGCCGCCCGCCGCTGCAAAAGCCGAAGCGCCCGCGCCCAAGGCTGCACCTGCTCCTCAGGCCGTCGCCGAGCCCGATCCGGAAGTGCCCGCCGGCACCGAGATGGTGACGCAGACCATCCGCGAAGCCTTGCGCGACGCCATGGCCGAAGAGATGCGCCGCGACGCCGACGTCTTCGTGATGGGTGAAGAGGTCGCCGAATATCAGGGCGCCTACAAGGTCACGCAGGGCCTGCTCCAGGAGTTCGGCGCCAAGCGCGTGATCGACACCCCGATCACCGAGCACGGCTTTGCCGGTGTCGGCGTCGGTGCCGCGATGACGGGCCTCAAGCCCATCGTCGAGTTCATGACCTTCAACTTCGCCATGCAGGCGATCGACCAGATCATCAACTCCGCGGCCAAGACGCTGTACATGTCCGGCGGCCAGATGGGCTGCTCGATCGTGTTCCGCGGGCCGAACGGCGCGGCTGCGCGCGTCGCCGCCCAGCACAGCCAGGACTATTCGGCCTGGTACTCGCACATCCCCGGCCTCAAGGTGGTGGCGCCGTATTCGGCGGCCGACGCCAAAGGTCTGCTCAAGGCCGCGATCCGCGATCCCAACCCGGTGATCTTCCTCGAGAACGAGGTGCTCTACGGTCACACCGGCGAGGTGCCGAAGCTCGACGATTTCATCATCCCGATCGGCAAGGCGCGCATCGTGCGCGCAGGAGGCCACGTCACGATCATCTCCTGGTCGAACGGCATGACCTACGCGCTGAAGGCCGCCGACGAGCTCGCCAAGGACGGTATCGAGGCCGAGGTGATCGACCTGCGCACGCTGCGCCCGCTCGACACCGAGACCATCATCAACTCGGTCAAGAAGACCGGTCGCGCCGTCACGGTGGAAGAGGGCTGGGCCCAGAGCGGCGTCGGCGCCGAGATTGCCGCGCGCATCATGGAGAACGCCTTCGACTATCTCGATGCGCCGGTTGCGCGCGTCTCCGGCAAGGACGTGCCGATGCCCTATGCCGCGAACCTGGAGAAGCTCGCGCTGCCTTCGGCGGCGGAAGTCGTCGAGGCCGCAAAAGCCGTCTGCTACAGGTAG
- the pdhA gene encoding pyruvate dehydrogenase (acetyl-transferring) E1 component subunit alpha, with the protein MAAPKKAAASTPHDKSDGGSPPEFTREQELKALRDMLLIRRFEEKAGQLYGMGAIGGFCHLYIGQEAVVVGMQMALKEGDQVITGYRDHGHMLATGMDANGVMAELTGRRGGYSKGKGGSMHMFSKEKHFYGGHGIVGAQVSLGTGLAFANHYRGNDNVSVTYFGDGAANQGQVYESFNMAELWKLPVIYVIENNRYAMGTSVSRASAQQDFSKRGASFNIPGKQVDGMDVRAVKAAGEEAAAWCRAGKGPYILEMQTYRYRGHSMSDPAKYRTREEVEKVRHDQDPIEQVRNRLLAAKVSEQDLKAIDAEVRDIVNASADFAQHDPEPDAAELWTDVYR; encoded by the coding sequence ATGGCCGCACCCAAGAAAGCCGCCGCAAGCACGCCACACGACAAGTCCGACGGCGGGTCGCCCCCGGAATTCACCAGGGAGCAGGAGCTCAAGGCGCTCCGCGACATGCTCTTGATCCGGCGGTTCGAGGAGAAGGCCGGCCAACTCTACGGCATGGGCGCGATCGGCGGCTTCTGCCATCTCTATATCGGCCAGGAGGCCGTGGTGGTCGGCATGCAGATGGCCCTGAAAGAGGGTGATCAGGTCATCACCGGCTATCGCGATCACGGTCACATGCTTGCCACCGGTATGGACGCCAACGGCGTCATGGCCGAGCTCACGGGCCGCCGCGGCGGCTATTCCAAGGGCAAGGGTGGCTCCATGCACATGTTCAGCAAGGAGAAGCACTTCTACGGCGGCCACGGCATCGTCGGGGCGCAGGTCTCGCTCGGCACGGGCCTCGCCTTCGCCAATCACTATCGCGGCAACGACAATGTCAGCGTCACTTATTTCGGCGACGGCGCGGCCAACCAGGGCCAGGTCTATGAGAGCTTCAACATGGCGGAGCTCTGGAAGCTGCCGGTGATCTATGTCATCGAGAACAACCGCTACGCCATGGGCACCTCGGTCTCGCGCGCCTCGGCGCAGCAGGATTTCTCCAAGCGTGGCGCGTCATTCAACATCCCCGGCAAGCAGGTCGACGGCATGGACGTCCGCGCCGTGAAGGCTGCGGGCGAGGAGGCGGCGGCCTGGTGCCGCGCCGGCAAGGGTCCCTATATCCTGGAGATGCAGACCTACCGCTACCGCGGTCACTCAATGTCCGATCCTGCAAAATATCGCACACGCGAGGAGGTCGAGAAGGTCCGCCACGACCAGGATCCGATCGAGCAGGTGCGCAACCGCCTGCTCGCGGCCAAGGTCAGCGAGCAGGACCTGAAGGCGATCGACGCCGAGGTGCGCGACATCGTCAATGCGTCCGCCGATTTCGCCCAGCATGATCCCGAGCCGGACGCCGCCGAGCTCTGGACCGACGTTTACCGCTGA